A genomic segment from Drosophila willistoni isolate 14030-0811.24 chromosome 2L unlocalized genomic scaffold, UCI_dwil_1.1 Seg168, whole genome shotgun sequence encodes:
- the LOC6643245 gene encoding nuclear RNA export factor 1, protein MPKIGGGKCHISKFDEQDNGADSFNCDAVLKELNGIENEYHRNDESKRRVRFKFSQQKRNLILRPGSTFDNVGRAWTSWINERRKQLNAEAPKLKRGSVKLLPSPYGWYQVKIFNGHIYPKSALIVALWDAMSPDEFEPHYWRIEQDCAVFFTNDFEMAGRIQQVGRSACLSNGFLLMPRVKSGIPLAVVDDVLKLKMKNVMAKRYNAETKALNLTRFYADPDLKLTFCPLFQDNVMSAALDIICENVPDLMSLNLNNNSLRTLETFASVETRLPHLQILYLEGNQLPKLSQLWVFHKLPIVELVLRQNSCGSRYKKYGHFVRKIREKFPKLQKLNGVILDLQVNLDLRQEAMLPIAKVKNSFICNSDGAKVVRQFIDQYFSIFDSENRQLLLDAYHEDAMLSISTPSAHQVGKLKSFRQFNRMNGRLACVAAFKEFPRTVHEGRTFTVDLTLCTTQMMVFTVSGLFKEMTDDDQQSYILRHFTRTFVVSPHNGGFCIRNERIFIMNASQDQIRTYKRSLCQPVSAADTSSNGLVAGGETSTSTLGNHLNPVAVNAVTPKVSAVNDDATKSQMANALSARSQMNLEWSYKCLEDNNWDFSHATLVFDELFKLQQIPLEAFVK, encoded by the coding sequence ATGCCGAAAATTGGTGGCGGCAAATGCCACATTAGCAAATTCGACGAACAAGACAATGGAGCTGACAGCTTCAATTGTGACGCAGTATTGAAAGAATTGAATGGAATAGAGAATGAATACCATCGCAACGATGAAAGCAAAAGACGTGTCCGGTTCAAGTTTTCCCAGCAAAAAAGAAATCTGATTTTGCGTCCAGGTAGTACTTTTGACAATGTGGGCAGGGCATGGACATCATGGATCAATGAGCGACGCAAGCAATTGAATGCTGAAGCACCCAAACTGAAACGAGGATCTGTTAAACTTTTGCCGAGCCCATATGGATGGTATCAAGTTAAGATATTCAATGGTCATATCTACCCAAAGAGTGCTCTGATAGTTGCCCTTTGGGATGCGATGTCTCCCGATGAATTTGAGCCGCATTATTGGCGTATCGAACAGGATTGTGCTGTATTCTTTACAAACGATTTTGAGATGGCTGGACGTATCCAACAGGTGGGTAGAAGTGCTTGTCTATCGAACGGTTTCCTTTTGATGCCACGCGTGAAAAGTGGCATTCCCCTGGCTGTTGTCGATGATGTACTTAAGCTAAAGATGAAGAATGTAATGGCCAAGCGTTACAATGCAGAGACCAAGGCTTTAAATCTAACACGCTTTTATGCCGATCCCGATTTGAAGCTTACATTTTGCCCGCTATTTCAGGATAATGTAATGAGCGCGGCATTAGATATTATTTGCGAGAATGTACCTGATTTAATGTCCTTGAATCTGAATAATAACAGTTTAAGAACTTTGGAGACGTTTGCGTCAGTGGAGACGCGTTTGCCACATCTCCAGATCCTCTATTTGGAAGGGAATCAGCTGCCGAAGTTGTCTCAACTCTGGGTATTTCATAAACTTCCCATTGTGGAGTTGGTATTGCGTCAAAATTCCTGTGGCTCGCGCTATAAGAAATATGGGCATTTTGTCAGGAAAATACGTGAAAAGTTTCCCAAGTTGCAGAAATTGAATGGCGTAATTCTCGATTTGCAGGTGAACCTAGACTTGAGGCAAGAAGCTATGCTGCCAAtagcaaaagtaaaaaattcattcatttgcaATAGTGACGGCGCTAAGGTAGTACGTCAGTTCATCGATCAATACTTTTCCATATTCGATTCGGAGAATCGTCAGTTATTATTGGATGCATATCATGAGGATGCCATGCTGTCCATCTCGACGCCATCGGCCCATCAAgttggaaaattaaaaagcttTCGGCAATTCAACCGCATGAACGGTCGCCTGGCTTGTGTCGCTGCATTTAAGGAGTTTCCGCGCACTGTGCACGAGGGACGCACTTTCACTGTCGATCTTACACTGTGTACCACGCAAATGATGGTGTTTACAGTGTCGGGGCTCTTTAAGGAGATGACCGACGATGACCAGCAGTCCTACATTTTGCGCCACTTTACCCGGACCTTTGTTGTTTCGCCTCACAATGGGGGTTTCTGCATTCGGAATGAGAGGATTTTTATAATGAATGCTTCGCAGGATCAGATAAGAACATACAAGCGTTCTCTTTGCCAACCCGTTTCGGCTGCAGACACTTCTTCCAACGGTTTGGTAGCCGGTGGTGAAACTTCCACGAGTACGCTTGGCAATCATCTTAATCCTGTTGCTGTCAATGCTGTAACACCAAAGGTTTCCGCAGTCAACGATGATGCCACCAAATCGCAAATGGCTAATGCATTAAGTGCACGGTCCCAAATGAATCTCGAATGGAGTTACAAGTGTCTGGAGGACAATAATTGGGATTTCTCGCATGCCACCCTTGTCTTTGATGAACTTTTTAAATTGCAGCAAATTCCACTTGAGGCATTTGTGAAATAA
- the LOC6643244 gene encoding flocculation protein FLO11 codes for MFAKLCIVLLLAVGLSQAEIKYLPDGGLLQFMMQSRDLSLGNPECFVYYVPVLNDIVNQYQKDYELCLENAEAARQGIDDTTAANRTEIDNSASNACSALKECSAEKSALAYFECYVNAGSENAKSMYTISANSAELLAQVQEDYRLIQVNEFACTNKSERAYVENTAAAYADLDDCLKGIKPVPTASPDTTTSTTTSGSTEVDTSSSTNSEPITSESTSTTPDSSTSSDAPEESSSSSAAPEIPTSSDAPEESSSSSAAPTIPTSSANPEVPTSSDAPEESSSSSAAPEESSPISTEAPASSTTSNPEREQMPEEDLRAASNADIKSIIDNLKNWLKRH; via the exons aTGTTCGCGAAATTGTGCATTGTCCTGCTGTTGGCAGTTGGTCTTAGCCAGGCCGAAATTAAATACTTGCCCGATGGTGGCCTACTGCAATTCATGATGCAATCGCGTGACCTCAGTCTGGGCAATCCCGAGTGCTTTGTGTACTATGTCCCCGTGTTGAACGATATTGTCAATCAGTACCAAAAGGACTACGAACTGTGCCTGGAGAATGCTGAGGCAGCACGACAGGGCATTGATGACACCACGGCTGCCAATCGCACTGAGATCGATAACTCGGCCTCGAATGCCTGTTCCGCATTGAAAGAGTGTAGTGCTGAGAAGTCTGCTCTCGCTTATTTCGAATGCTATGTGAATGCG GGCTCCGAAAATGCCAAGTCCATGTATACGATTTCTGCAAATTCCGCTGAGCTGTTGGCCCAAGTGCAAGAGGACTATCGTCTGATTCAGGTCAATGAATTTGCATGCACTAACAAATCGGAACGTGCCTATGTGGAAAATACAGCAGCGGCCTATGCCGATCTAGATGATTGCTTGAAGGGTATCAAGCCAGTACCGACTGCATCCCCTGATACGACTACTTCAACAACAACTTCAGGATCAACTGAAGTTGACACTTCCAGCAGCACCAATTCTGAACCCATAACATCTGAATCCACAAGCACCACACCTGATAGCTCCACCAGCAGCGACGCTCCCGAAGAGAGCTCTTCCAGCAGCGCCGCTCCTGAAATCCCCACCAGCAGCGACGCTCCCGAAGAGAGCTCTTCCAGCAGCGCCGCTCCTACAATCCCCACCAGCAGTGCCAATCCTGAAGTCCCCACCAGCAGCGACGCTCCTGAAGAGAGCTCTTCCAGCAGCGCCGCTCCCGAAGAGAGCTCCCCGATTAGTACAGAAGCTCCTGCATCGTCAACCACATCTAACCCAGAAAGAGAACAAATGCCCGAAGAAGATTTGCGAGCAGCCAGTAATGCCGATATCAAATCCATCATTGACAACTTGAAGAACTGGTTGAAACGCCactaa
- the LOC26529627 gene encoding trypsin 3A1 has translation MWSPNTVVPAFCLLLIICAASEVIGVIGGRYARLGMFPYHAALLVDDWPYAGGSLVSEFFVLTCGHCVTTYDRMDCTVLLGVIDLKDTNGQTFLPKEFIPHPMYNNETYDYDIGMVRLSRAAEINEFVQTIGMAFANSTFYVGTVGHVSGHGEIDPYETRQRCLKYAYVPIWEPDNCTSEIFNRITEHGMAAQEMTMDETIHAKEIPVADWL, from the coding sequence ATGTGGTCACCTAACACTGTGGTTCCTGCTTTTTGCTTGCTACTGATTATCTGTGCTGCTAGCGAGGTCATTGGCGTCATTGGCGGGCGATATGCTCGTTTAGGAATGTTTCCCTATCATGCTGCTTTGCTCGTGGATGATTGGCCATACGCTGGCGGTTCCTTGGTCTCGGAGTTTTTTGTCCTGACCTGTGGCCACTGTGTTACCACATACGACAGAATGGATTGTACGGTTCTTTTGGGCGTCATCGACTTAAAGGACACCAATGGACAAACGTTTCTTCCTAAAGAATTCATCCCTCACCCGATGTATAATAATGAGACGTATGATTACGATATTGGAATGGTTCGCTTAAGCAGAGCAGCTGAAATAAATGAGTTTGTGCAAACAATTGGAATGGCTTTTGCCAATTCCACTTTTTATGTTGGCACGGTAGGCCATGTCAGTGGACATGGTGAGATCGATCCATATGAAACTCGACAAAGATGTCTGAAATATGCATATGTTCCAATATGGGAGCCAGATAATTGCACTAGTGAAATATTTAATCGCATAACGGAACACGGCATGGCTGCGCAGGAGATGACGATGGACGAAACAATCCATGCAAAGGAGATTCCGGTGGCGGATTGGTTGTGA
- the LOC6643246 gene encoding uncharacterized protein LOC6643246: protein MFVKSYSITLVTIILIGWSGADPSSMTGQSKLYELMWSTRDLQNSNPSRSLECFQYYSPIFDNHLKVYEAEYGACKNRSALEKEDLLARYIFVVDELNNSSRNACQALNTCSKGEDSLESLTCYDKTGSTNTNVMYNVSTTASIYRAQLEHQIQTITYNDDICTSAAQHKYDSNFNAAYIDLQNCLNGLAPVPNNNVTTTREGPATITTETTDAAPNATTIPPLTLKPDDGKSNSTAKSPNHGIISDIDNIINKIEHLV, encoded by the exons ATGTTCGTAAAAAGTTATTCAATTACTTTGGTGACCATCATTCTTATAGGATGGTCTGGAGCGGATCCTAGTTCCATGACGGGACAATCGAAGTTATACGAACTGATGTGGAGTACCAGGGATTTGCAAAACAGCAACCCATCGCGATCATTGGAATGCTTTCAATACTACAGCCCAATCTTTGATAATCATCTAAAGGTATATGAAGCTGAGTATGGCGCGTGCAAAAATAGGTCTGCTCTGGAAAAAGAAGATCTACTGGCTAGGTATATATTTGTTGTCGACGAATTGAACAACTCCTCCAGAAATGCTTGCCAGGCTTTGAACACATGCAGCAAGGGTGAAGATTCATTGGAGTCCCTAACCTGTTACGATAAGACG GGTAGCACTAACACCAATGTGATGTACAATGTATCTACCACGGCTTCTATTTATCGCGCTCAGTTGGAGCACCAAATTCAGACCATCACCTACAATGATGACATCTGCACGAGTGCGGCACAGCACAAATATGATAGTAATTTCAATGCGGCCTATATTGATTTGCAGAATTGTTTGAATGGTCTTGCTCCAGTGCCAAATAATAATGTGACCACAACCAGAGAAGGTCCGGCAACAATAACTACAGAAACGACAGATGCAGCACCCAATGCCACGACAATCCCTCCACTCACCCTGAAACCCGACGATGGAAAATCGAACAGCACAGCAAAAAGTCCAAACCATGGAATAATCAGCGATATTGACAACATTATCAATAAAATAGAGCATTTAGTCTAA